A window of Agrobacterium tumefaciens contains these coding sequences:
- a CDS encoding DUF2125 domain-containing protein produces MAASSQSGTAKKFLWLAIAILVVIGLYTAGWFYAAEKLKQTVLNVISPSQARSVSGECGDIAFKGYPFRIGLFCSKVTVDDSQNGVSASFGELRSAAQVYNPGHIVWELDSPAEIRSAHGLTVSAEWKNMQSSIVTKLKGIDRSSLVIDGLKAQAVSSVTGQTIDFDAVKTEMHLRQNGADLDGAITLTDSATVIKDWPQVLPRLDAILDVTLAGKAGMVDGTDKSGLYGTSGELRRLVADIGEGRTMRITGPFSFDNEGYLSGQFKLEIEKLGAWSDNAKQAFPQLQSTIETARKLLRALASGADRASVDLVVDHGRATISGFIPLGKIPPI; encoded by the coding sequence ATGGCAGCGTCAAGCCAATCCGGCACGGCCAAGAAATTCCTCTGGCTCGCCATCGCCATTCTGGTGGTTATCGGACTTTATACGGCGGGGTGGTTTTACGCCGCCGAGAAATTGAAGCAGACGGTCCTGAACGTCATCTCCCCGTCGCAGGCCCGCAGCGTCAGCGGCGAATGCGGCGATATCGCCTTCAAGGGTTACCCCTTCCGCATCGGCCTCTTCTGCTCCAAGGTGACGGTGGATGACAGCCAGAACGGCGTGTCGGCGTCCTTCGGCGAACTGCGCTCGGCAGCGCAGGTCTATAATCCCGGCCATATCGTCTGGGAACTCGATTCGCCTGCTGAAATCCGCTCCGCGCATGGCCTGACGGTCTCGGCCGAATGGAAAAACATGCAGTCCAGCATCGTCACCAAACTGAAAGGCATCGACCGCAGCTCACTCGTGATCGACGGGCTGAAGGCACAGGCGGTTTCTTCCGTCACCGGTCAGACGATCGACTTTGACGCCGTCAAGACGGAGATGCACCTGCGCCAGAACGGCGCAGACCTCGACGGTGCGATCACGCTTACGGATTCGGCCACCGTCATCAAGGATTGGCCGCAGGTGCTTCCGCGACTGGACGCCATTCTTGATGTCACGCTCGCCGGTAAGGCAGGCATGGTAGATGGTACCGACAAATCCGGCCTATACGGCACCAGCGGGGAGCTTCGCCGCCTCGTTGCCGATATCGGCGAAGGCCGCACGATGCGGATCACCGGTCCCTTCTCCTTCGACAACGAAGGTTACCTGTCGGGCCAGTTCAAGCTGGAGATCGAAAAGCTCGGAGCCTGGTCGGACAATGCGAAGCAGGCTTTCCCGCAGTTGCAGTCCACCATCGAAACCGCCCGCAAACTGCTACGCGCGCTCGCCAGTGGCGCCGACCGCGCCTCCGTCGATCTGGTTGTCGACCACGGACGCGCAACGATCAGCGGCTTCATCCCTCTCGGCAAAATCCCCCCGATCTGA
- a CDS encoding gamma-glutamylcyclotransferase, with protein sequence MDDFWVFGYGSLMWNPGFAFAERQQARLHGYRRSLCISSNFYRGTEERPGLVLGLERGGSCLGVAFRVRGADRDPVMDYLRERELVTNVYKERLVTVTLAGGRRATAVTYVADPAHEQYIGGLGVAESAVIIAAATGRSGPNTDYVFNTVRHLQEMGIRDSLLENIAKNVDTLSAQPAMFSRP encoded by the coding sequence ATGGACGATTTTTGGGTCTTTGGCTACGGTTCGTTGATGTGGAACCCCGGCTTCGCCTTTGCGGAGAGGCAGCAGGCCCGGCTTCACGGGTACCGGCGCTCGCTGTGCATCAGTTCCAATTTCTACAGAGGCACGGAGGAACGGCCCGGCCTCGTTCTCGGGCTCGAGCGTGGCGGTTCCTGCCTCGGCGTTGCGTTCCGCGTGCGCGGCGCGGACCGTGATCCCGTCATGGATTATCTGCGCGAGCGGGAGCTTGTAACGAACGTTTACAAGGAGCGGCTGGTAACCGTGACGCTCGCTGGAGGTCGCCGTGCCACCGCCGTCACTTATGTCGCCGACCCCGCGCATGAGCAATATATCGGCGGTCTTGGTGTCGCCGAATCAGCTGTTATCATTGCCGCAGCAACCGGGCGTTCCGGGCCGAACACGGATTACGTCTTCAACACCGTGCGGCACCTGCAGGAAATGGGCATTCGCGATTCACTCCTTGAAAACATCGCGAAGAATGTCGATACGCTTTCCGCTCAGCCGGCGATGTTCTCGCGGCCCTGA
- a CDS encoding lysophospholipid acyltransferase family protein yields MLKLRSFLFNTLFYLNLIVRMIVLTPIYFILPRRIAYEIPKNWARSNHWLMKIIVGTTFEIEGLEHIPETGCIFAPKHQSFWDTYALLPNLHDPVYILKRELLWIPLFGWYAMKQRMIPVNRAARGKVMLKVMERAKEEMAAGRELIIYPEGTRRPPGAEPEYRYGIARLYRDLQVPVIPVAMHPGLFWPRRSTMRYPGHFKVRILPAIEPGLDPDVFFKRLIEVTEKASDELLLETARNNPSLPLPPSAVKRIAELQGRENIAG; encoded by the coding sequence ATGCTCAAGCTGCGCTCTTTTCTTTTCAATACGCTGTTTTACCTCAATCTCATCGTCCGCATGATCGTGTTGACGCCGATATATTTCATTCTGCCGCGCAGGATCGCCTACGAAATCCCCAAGAACTGGGCGCGGTCCAACCATTGGCTGATGAAGATCATCGTTGGCACGACTTTCGAAATCGAGGGTCTTGAACACATCCCCGAAACAGGCTGCATTTTTGCGCCGAAGCATCAGTCTTTTTGGGACACCTATGCGCTGCTTCCCAACCTGCACGACCCGGTCTACATCCTGAAGCGCGAACTGCTCTGGATACCGCTATTCGGCTGGTACGCGATGAAGCAGCGCATGATTCCGGTCAACCGCGCGGCGCGCGGCAAGGTGATGCTGAAGGTTATGGAACGCGCGAAAGAGGAAATGGCCGCCGGCCGAGAGTTGATAATCTATCCCGAGGGGACGCGCCGACCGCCGGGCGCCGAGCCTGAATATCGCTACGGCATCGCAAGGCTTTATCGTGACCTTCAGGTTCCTGTCATTCCCGTTGCCATGCATCCCGGCCTCTTCTGGCCACGACGGTCCACCATGCGCTACCCAGGTCACTTCAAGGTGCGTATCCTGCCTGCCATCGAGCCGGGGCTGGACCCAGACGTTTTCTTCAAGCGCCTGATCGAGGTCACGGAGAAGGCGAGCGACGAGTTGCTCCTGGAAACGGCACGCAACAATCCGAGCCTGCCGCTGCCACCGAGCGCAGTCAAGCGGATCGCCGAGCTTCAGGGCCGCGAGAACATCGCCGGCTGA
- a CDS encoding YdcF family protein — protein MDQDQTTMRPARKGLLSRRGPLRRFIRGFILLCLILLGVFSGGFLWFADSVASMRPPESARGDAIIVLTGGYQRIEQAVGLLRDGVGKRLLISGVNPATTRSQIRKMTQGSSDMFSCCVDMGYKAIDTIGNANEAASWIRDHNYSSIVVVTNNYHMHRSLHELRSASPQTEFIAYPVISADLARTNWFVEPDVVRTMLYEYLKFVAAAARDLTGFGKGDGLRKAPTEHTAPKVTAASS, from the coding sequence ATGGACCAGGACCAGACAACGATGCGACCGGCCAGAAAGGGCCTGTTGTCGCGGCGTGGTCCCCTGCGCCGCTTTATTCGTGGTTTTATCCTCCTCTGCCTCATTCTTCTCGGCGTTTTCTCAGGCGGCTTTCTGTGGTTTGCTGATTCCGTCGCCTCCATGCGCCCACCTGAAAGCGCAAGGGGGGACGCCATCATCGTTCTGACCGGTGGTTACCAGCGCATCGAGCAGGCGGTGGGTCTGCTGAGGGATGGCGTCGGAAAGCGGCTGTTGATCTCTGGCGTCAATCCCGCCACCACCCGTTCGCAAATTCGCAAGATGACGCAAGGCTCATCCGACATGTTCTCCTGCTGCGTCGATATGGGGTACAAGGCGATAGATACGATCGGCAACGCCAATGAAGCGGCAAGCTGGATACGCGATCACAACTATTCCTCCATTGTCGTTGTCACGAACAATTATCACATGCACCGCAGCCTGCATGAGTTGCGCAGCGCAAGTCCGCAGACGGAATTCATCGCCTATCCCGTCATCAGTGCCGATCTTGCCCGCACGAACTGGTTCGTTGAACCGGATGTTGTGAGAACGATGCTGTACGAATATCTGAAATTCGTCGCAGCGGCGGCGCGTGACCTTACCGGCTTCGGAAAAGGTGACGGCCTGCGCAAGGCCCCAACCGAGCACACGGCGCCGAAAGTAACGGCAGCCTCCTCGTAA
- a CDS encoding cell division protein FtsX has product MNEITRKQLKPEAAQPKRPPMRIRPMAPILPPSNIQGNALMVVIAIMAFLACLTLGAVSMVRATAATWQSQISREITIQIKPEDGLDMNAALNKARTLALTFVGTRDGTILDDAATSRLLEPWLGSGLDLSELPVPRLVVITIDETNPPDFQAMRDMLKTEIPQAFLDDHRTWVDRLVSMARTTVMIGVGVLILVFTAMVLTVVFATRGALSGNRHIVEVLHFVGAESSFVAREFQKHFLKISLKGAAAGSALAAAVFLVAGFWQSSTVATPQSDQASALFGSFSVGLGGYLGIAMTMIIIALLTTLTARVTVIRTIDDIDRVRSDPSKSDGLAS; this is encoded by the coding sequence ATGAATGAGATCACCCGCAAGCAATTGAAGCCCGAAGCGGCCCAGCCGAAGCGCCCGCCCATGCGCATCCGTCCCATGGCGCCCATCCTGCCGCCCTCCAACATTCAGGGCAATGCGCTGATGGTGGTGATCGCCATCATGGCCTTTCTCGCCTGCCTGACGCTTGGTGCCGTCTCCATGGTGCGCGCCACCGCCGCCACCTGGCAGAGCCAGATTTCCCGGGAAATCACCATCCAGATCAAGCCGGAAGACGGTTTGGACATGAACGCGGCGTTGAACAAGGCGCGCACGCTGGCGCTGACCTTCGTCGGCACGCGCGACGGCACGATCCTTGATGATGCGGCGACGTCACGTTTGCTGGAGCCATGGCTCGGCAGCGGCCTCGACCTTTCCGAACTGCCGGTGCCGCGCCTCGTTGTCATCACCATCGACGAGACCAATCCGCCCGATTTCCAGGCCATGCGGGATATGCTGAAGACGGAAATCCCGCAGGCCTTTCTGGACGACCACCGCACCTGGGTAGACAGGCTGGTTTCCATGGCCAGAACCACCGTGATGATCGGAGTCGGCGTGCTCATTCTCGTCTTCACCGCCATGGTGCTGACCGTCGTATTCGCCACCCGCGGCGCGCTTTCCGGCAACCGCCATATTGTGGAGGTTCTGCATTTCGTCGGCGCCGAAAGCAGTTTCGTGGCCCGGGAATTTCAGAAACACTTCCTGAAGATCAGCCTCAAGGGGGCCGCCGCCGGCAGCGCGTTGGCAGCAGCGGTGTTTCTCGTGGCCGGCTTCTGGCAGTCAAGCACTGTTGCCACGCCGCAAAGCGATCAGGCGAGCGCGCTTTTCGGTTCATTCTCGGTTGGTTTGGGTGGTTATCTAGGCATTGCCATGACCATGATCATCATCGCCTTGCTCACCACTCTGACGGCACGTGTAACTGTCATCCGCACCATCGACGATATCGACCGCGTTCGTTCGGATCCGTCAAAAAGCGACGGGCTGGCGTCCTGA
- the ftsE gene encoding cell division ATP-binding protein FtsE, with translation MIHFENVGLRYGMGPEILRDMTFDIPKGSFQFLTGPSGAGKTTLLRLLLMSLQPTRGHIRMFNRDVSRIPRGELPMLRRRVGIVFQDFRLLDHLTTYENVALPLRVRGKEESAYRNDVIELLKWVGLGERINVLPAILSGGEKQRAAIARALMDQPEILLADEPTGNVDPPMAKRLLNLFLELNRLGTAVVIATHDFALMDQIDARRMILTEGRLDIYE, from the coding sequence TTGATCCATTTCGAAAATGTCGGGTTGCGTTACGGCATGGGACCCGAAATCCTGAGGGACATGACCTTCGATATTCCCAAAGGGTCGTTCCAGTTTCTAACCGGCCCGTCGGGTGCGGGCAAAACGACGCTGCTGCGCCTGCTTTTGATGTCGCTTCAGCCAACGCGCGGCCATATCCGTATGTTCAACCGTGATGTTTCCCGCATTCCGCGTGGCGAACTGCCGATGCTGCGCCGCCGCGTTGGGATCGTGTTCCAGGATTTTCGGCTGCTTGACCATCTGACGACCTATGAGAATGTCGCCCTGCCGCTGCGTGTGCGCGGCAAGGAAGAGAGCGCTTATCGCAACGACGTGATAGAACTTCTGAAATGGGTGGGGCTTGGTGAGCGTATCAATGTGCTACCGGCCATTCTTTCTGGCGGGGAAAAGCAGCGCGCCGCCATTGCCCGAGCGCTGATGGACCAGCCCGAAATCCTGCTGGCCGACGAACCAACCGGCAACGTCGACCCGCCGATGGCAAAGCGCCTCCTCAACCTTTTTCTCGAACTCAACAGACTGGGTACGGCTGTCGTCATCGCCACCCACGATTTCGCACTGATGGACCAGATCGATGCACGCCGGATGATCCTGACCGAAGGGCGGCTCGATATCTATGAATGA
- the hpt gene encoding hypoxanthine phosphoribosyltransferase yields the protein MPVVRGKNIEPLYSAEQIAERNRDMAKHIASGPTKDLLVIAVLKGSFIFAADLIRALHDSGLAPEVEFITLSSYGTGTVSQGVRIVKDIDSDVKDRDVLLIDDILESGRTLRFAKELLYERGARNVTIAVLLDKKVKRKEDLEADYVGFECPDYFVVGYGMDVAYAFRELPFVGVVTGDA from the coding sequence ATGCCCGTCGTCCGTGGAAAAAACATCGAGCCGCTTTACAGCGCCGAGCAGATCGCCGAGCGCAATCGCGACATGGCCAAGCATATCGCCAGCGGCCCGACCAAGGATTTGCTGGTCATTGCCGTGCTCAAGGGATCGTTCATTTTCGCGGCCGATCTTATCCGCGCGCTGCATGACAGCGGCCTTGCACCTGAAGTCGAGTTCATCACGCTCTCGAGCTATGGCACCGGCACGGTTTCGCAAGGCGTCAGGATCGTCAAGGATATCGATAGCGACGTGAAGGACCGCGATGTCCTGCTGATCGATGATATTCTCGAGTCTGGCCGCACGCTGCGTTTCGCCAAGGAACTGCTTTACGAGCGTGGCGCCCGCAACGTCACCATCGCCGTGCTGCTCGACAAGAAGGTCAAGCGCAAGGAAGATCTGGAGGCCGATTATGTCGGTTTCGAATGTCCTGACTATTTCGTCGTGGGTTACGGCATGGATGTGGCCTATGCGTTCCGCGAACTGCCCTTCGTCGGGGTGGTGACCGGCGACGCCTGA
- a CDS encoding response regulator produces MAKILITEDEDALRSFVARALRLDGHETHEAADGEQGLEKLQETSFDLLLSDIRMPVMDGIELAHRAAESFPAMRILLMTGYAEQRERADDLATKIVDVVSKPFALPDIRKAVARALAA; encoded by the coding sequence ATGGCGAAGATTCTGATTACCGAAGACGAGGATGCGCTGCGTTCTTTCGTGGCGCGGGCGCTCCGTCTCGACGGTCACGAGACCCATGAGGCGGCAGACGGCGAGCAGGGGCTGGAAAAGCTTCAGGAAACCAGTTTCGATCTTCTTCTTTCGGATATCCGCATGCCGGTCATGGATGGCATCGAGTTGGCGCATCGCGCCGCCGAGAGCTTCCCGGCCATGCGCATTTTGTTGATGACCGGTTATGCCGAGCAGCGTGAACGCGCCGATGATCTGGCCACGAAGATCGTGGACGTGGTTTCCAAACCCTTTGCGCTTCCTGATATTCGCAAGGCCGTGGCGCGGGCGCTTGCGGCCTGA
- a CDS encoding TIGR02302 family protein, whose amino-acid sequence MTTAGKDSTGRKRPTGAFAQRPGLARRVAAKRFFAKIVLLCEKIAPKTLWPLSIAAAFLALAWFGLYRQMPDFLRLGIVFVLVFGFIATLLPILRLKWPTDHEASRLLEDRNGLAHQPVGVQEDEPAFDTPFSRTLWKEHQIRMAERIAALNAGLPKPDIARYDRLALRAIPALLLVTAFGFSYSNGAGTVADAFRSRPAVGPLNPDIRLDAWVTPPAYTGRAPIFLTGRDATHRDAVSVPQSSKLTIRMTGGDGGEEVTFEPETAGALQKLSPEAAKADSASGDIAVQGSARSADQPVTPRTFVMDVTESGMITANGEQWVFNVIPDQPPSIAFDNMPRRAVNGALEIGFTAKDDYGLKEAHAIIEPVGVAEGATALYPPPDFKLDLPRQNNREIKALTSRNLTEHPMAGKRVRITLVATDGAGQTGRSPAHEMVLPGRNFSEPLAASIAEQRQIFSLDTRQMPKAIAYNEAVGMRPEETIPNTTHYLLLQSAQTRMRLAYNEEMLKDTADYLWEIALGIEDGDLSQAEKRLRDAQTALSEALQRNASDEEVAKLMQELREAMQQFMNELAQRMQNAPQANMNQQAQNVLRQRDLENMMNQIENLARSGNRDAAQEMLSQLQRMMNNLQAGRPQRQGQQGQQQSSKMRQQIDKLGEILQQQQKLMDETFKLDQALRDRMQRGDPQQGGESDDQQMGENGQQPQQGQQGQQGGNDQQGGQQQTDQMTAEQLREALKNLRAQQDALGKQLGELQQGLRDLGMEPGENFGKAQQEMQGAGEALGKSQGEQAVEGQGNALNALRQGAQDMMGQIMQAMRQQGQQPGQGQEGMAGQGGQNGRDPLGRPRNATGPDFGDQVKVPDEIDVQRAREILDAIREKLGNNPPGEIERRYLERLLDIR is encoded by the coding sequence ATGACCACAGCCGGAAAGGACAGCACAGGCAGGAAGCGCCCGACCGGCGCGTTCGCGCAGCGGCCGGGCCTTGCCCGCCGGGTTGCCGCCAAGCGTTTTTTCGCCAAAATTGTGCTGCTCTGCGAGAAAATCGCGCCGAAAACGCTGTGGCCCCTCTCCATCGCTGCCGCCTTTCTGGCGCTTGCCTGGTTCGGCCTTTACCGGCAGATGCCGGATTTCCTGCGGCTCGGCATCGTTTTCGTTCTGGTTTTCGGTTTCATCGCCACGCTTTTGCCGATCCTTCGGCTGAAGTGGCCAACGGATCATGAAGCCTCGCGCCTTCTTGAGGATCGTAACGGCCTGGCGCACCAGCCGGTCGGCGTGCAGGAAGATGAGCCCGCTTTCGACACGCCATTTTCGCGCACGCTCTGGAAAGAACACCAGATTCGTATGGCAGAGCGCATTGCCGCACTGAATGCCGGCCTCCCGAAACCCGATATTGCCCGCTATGACCGTCTGGCGCTGCGCGCCATTCCGGCACTGCTTCTGGTCACCGCTTTCGGTTTTTCCTACTCAAATGGCGCCGGCACGGTTGCCGATGCGTTCCGCAGCCGGCCAGCCGTCGGCCCACTCAATCCCGATATCCGTCTCGATGCCTGGGTGACCCCGCCTGCCTATACCGGCCGCGCGCCGATTTTCCTGACCGGACGTGACGCGACCCACCGCGACGCGGTTTCCGTACCGCAATCTTCCAAGTTGACGATCCGCATGACCGGCGGCGATGGCGGAGAGGAAGTGACCTTCGAGCCGGAAACGGCGGGCGCATTGCAAAAGCTTTCGCCTGAGGCGGCCAAAGCCGACAGCGCTAGCGGCGATATCGCCGTCCAGGGCTCTGCCCGCTCCGCCGATCAGCCCGTTACCCCGCGCACTTTTGTGATGGATGTCACCGAAAGCGGCATGATTACCGCCAATGGTGAACAATGGGTGTTCAACGTCATTCCCGACCAGCCGCCCAGCATCGCCTTCGACAACATGCCGCGCCGCGCCGTCAATGGCGCGCTGGAAATCGGCTTCACGGCCAAAGACGATTATGGCCTGAAGGAAGCCCATGCCATCATCGAACCTGTGGGCGTTGCGGAAGGCGCGACGGCGCTTTACCCGCCGCCGGATTTCAAGCTCGATCTGCCGCGGCAGAACAATCGGGAGATAAAAGCGCTGACCAGCCGCAACCTGACGGAACATCCGATGGCGGGCAAACGCGTGCGCATCACGCTCGTCGCCACCGACGGCGCCGGCCAGACGGGTCGTAGCCCCGCACACGAAATGGTCCTGCCTGGACGCAATTTCTCCGAACCGCTGGCGGCCTCCATTGCCGAGCAGCGGCAGATTTTTTCGCTCGACACACGCCAGATGCCGAAGGCGATTGCCTATAACGAGGCGGTTGGAATGCGCCCGGAAGAGACCATTCCCAACACCACGCATTATCTCCTACTGCAATCGGCGCAGACCCGCATGCGGCTCGCCTATAATGAGGAGATGCTGAAGGACACGGCCGACTATCTCTGGGAAATCGCACTCGGCATCGAGGACGGCGATCTTTCGCAGGCGGAAAAGCGCCTGCGCGATGCACAGACCGCCCTTTCCGAGGCGCTTCAGCGCAATGCCTCCGACGAGGAAGTTGCCAAGCTGATGCAGGAGCTGCGCGAGGCGATGCAGCAGTTCATGAACGAGCTTGCGCAGCGCATGCAGAACGCGCCGCAAGCCAACATGAATCAACAGGCGCAGAACGTGTTGCGCCAGCGCGATCTGGAAAACATGATGAACCAGATCGAGAACCTTGCCCGTTCTGGCAACCGCGATGCGGCACAGGAAATGCTCTCGCAACTGCAGCGCATGATGAACAATCTGCAGGCTGGCCGCCCGCAGCGTCAGGGCCAACAGGGACAGCAGCAGAGCAGCAAGATGCGCCAGCAGATCGACAAGCTCGGCGAAATCCTGCAACAGCAGCAGAAACTGATGGACGAGACCTTCAAGCTCGATCAGGCGCTGCGCGACCGCATGCAGCGCGGCGACCCGCAGCAGGGTGGCGAAAGTGACGACCAGCAGATGGGCGAAAACGGCCAGCAACCGCAGCAGGGTCAACAAGGCCAACAGGGTGGGAATGACCAACAGGGCGGGCAGCAGCAGACTGATCAGATGACCGCCGAGCAATTGCGCGAAGCGCTGAAAAACCTGCGGGCCCAGCAGGATGCCCTTGGCAAGCAGCTTGGCGAATTGCAGCAGGGCCTTCGCGATCTCGGTATGGAGCCCGGCGAAAATTTCGGCAAGGCGCAGCAGGAAATGCAGGGTGCCGGCGAAGCGTTGGGCAAAAGCCAGGGCGAACAGGCTGTCGAGGGTCAGGGTAATGCGCTGAATGCGTTGCGGCAGGGCGCTCAGGACATGATGGGGCAGATCATGCAGGCCATGCGCCAACAGGGCCAGCAGCCCGGACAGGGGCAGGAAGGCATGGCAGGCCAAGGCGGGCAGAATGGCCGCGACCCGCTCGGCCGCCCGCGCAACGCCACCGGCCCTGACTTTGGCGATCAGGTGAAGGTGCCTGACGAGATCGACGTTCAGCGTGCCCGCGAGATTCTCGACGCCATCCGTGAAAAGCTCGGCAATAATCCGCCGGGTGAAATCGAGCGGCGGTATCTGGAGCGGTTGCTTGATATCAGGTGA
- the lysA gene encoding diaminopimelate decarboxylase → MNHFGYIDGVLHAENVPVPEIAKAVGTPFYVYSTATLERHYKVFAGAFADVDAMVCYAMKANSNQAVLKTLAKLGAGIDVVSGGELRRALAAGVPASRIMFSGVGKTVAEMDYALNVGIYCFNIESEPELEVLNLRAVKAGKRAHVSFRINPDVDARTHAKISTGKKENKFGISYERARAVYAHAATLPGIEVTGIDMHIGSQITELQPFEDAFRLLRELVEALRGDGHAISHVDIGGGLGIPYRDDNNPPPLPDAYAHIVKNELKSLNCKIVTEPGRLIVGNAGILVTEVIYVKDGGDKTFVIVDGAMNDLIRPTLYEAYHGIRPVVQPAENAPRVKADIVGPVCETGDYLALDREMAAPQPGDLIAVSSAGAYGAVQAGTYNSRLLVPEVLVKGDKFHVIRPRGTYEELIALDSVPDWLD, encoded by the coding sequence GTGAACCATTTTGGCTATATCGACGGCGTGCTGCACGCCGAAAACGTGCCCGTGCCCGAGATCGCCAAGGCGGTCGGCACGCCCTTCTACGTCTATTCGACCGCAACGCTGGAACGCCACTACAAAGTGTTCGCAGGCGCTTTCGCTGATGTGGACGCCATGGTCTGTTACGCCATGAAGGCCAATTCCAACCAGGCGGTGCTGAAGACGCTGGCAAAGCTCGGCGCCGGTATCGACGTCGTCTCCGGCGGCGAACTGCGTCGTGCATTGGCCGCCGGTGTCCCCGCAAGCCGCATCATGTTCTCCGGCGTCGGCAAGACGGTGGCGGAAATGGATTATGCGCTGAATGTGGGCATTTACTGCTTCAACATCGAATCCGAGCCGGAGCTGGAAGTCCTCAATCTGCGCGCCGTGAAGGCCGGCAAGCGGGCGCATGTCTCCTTCCGTATCAATCCGGATGTCGATGCGCGCACCCACGCCAAGATTTCCACCGGCAAGAAGGAAAACAAGTTCGGCATCTCCTATGAGCGCGCCCGCGCCGTCTATGCCCATGCCGCGACCCTGCCCGGCATCGAAGTCACCGGCATCGACATGCATATCGGCAGCCAGATCACCGAATTGCAGCCTTTCGAGGACGCCTTCCGGCTGCTGCGGGAACTGGTGGAAGCGCTTCGCGGCGACGGCCATGCGATCAGCCACGTCGATATCGGCGGCGGCCTTGGCATTCCCTATCGCGACGACAACAATCCACCGCCGCTGCCGGATGCCTATGCGCATATCGTCAAGAACGAGTTGAAAAGCCTTAACTGCAAGATCGTCACCGAGCCGGGACGCCTGATCGTCGGCAACGCCGGCATTCTGGTGACGGAAGTGATCTATGTGAAGGATGGCGGCGACAAGACCTTTGTGATTGTCGACGGCGCCATGAACGATCTCATCCGCCCCACACTTTACGAGGCCTATCATGGCATCCGCCCGGTCGTGCAGCCTGCCGAGAATGCCCCGCGCGTCAAGGCCGATATCGTCGGCCCTGTCTGCGAAACCGGCGACTATCTGGCGCTGGATCGTGAGATGGCCGCGCCGCAGCCGGGTGACCTGATCGCCGTCAGCTCCGCCGGCGCCTATGGCGCGGTGCAGGCGGGCACCTATAATTCGCGCCTGCTGGTGCCGGAAGTGCTCGTCAAGGGTGACAAATTCCACGTCATTCGTCCGCGTGGCACTTATGAGGAGTTGATCGCGCTCGATTCTGTACCTGACTGGCTCGACTGA
- the lptM gene encoding LPS translocon maturation chaperone LptM has product MLSKTARKLILPIGMTLAVSLALSACGRKGDIDPPSTPVEMRNKRAADGSEPKPATAERPFILDKLL; this is encoded by the coding sequence ATGCTTTCAAAAACCGCGCGCAAACTCATCCTTCCCATCGGCATGACGCTCGCCGTCAGCCTTGCTCTCAGTGCCTGCGGCCGTAAGGGCGACATCGATCCGCCGAGCACGCCGGTCGAAATGCGCAACAAGCGCGCCGCCGATGGAAGCGAACCGAAGCCGGCAACGGCTGAGCGTCCGTTCATTCTCGACAAGCTTCTCTGA